A section of the Felis catus isolate Fca126 chromosome B2, F.catus_Fca126_mat1.0, whole genome shotgun sequence genome encodes:
- the DCBLD1 gene encoding discoidin, CUB and LCCL domain-containing protein 1 isoform X2 gives MTSKNYPGTYPNHTVCEKTIRVPKGKRLILRLGDLDIESQTCASDYLLFTTNSDQYGPYCGSMSVPKELLLNTNEVTIRFESGSHISGRGFLLTYASSDHPDLITCLERANHYLKPEYSKFCPAGCRDIAGDISGNLVDGYRDTSVLCKAAIHAGIIADELGGQISVLQLKGISRYEGILANGVLSKDGSLSDKRFLFTSDGCSRSLSLEPDTQIRTTWQWVSEMGEQLHWSPGQAQLQDQDLSWASGDSSKNRKQREWLETDLGEKKKITGIMTTGSTQSNFNFYVKSFVMKFKNSNSKWRTYKGIANNKEKVFQGNSNFRDPVRNNFIPPIVARYVRVVPQTWHQRIALNVELFGCPITQDNDSLVWRKTSPNTVSSTKREDEIITSSIPSEEIPTGINVTTVVIPLVLLALLVAGMGIFAALRKRKKKGNPYGSAQAQKTDCWKQIKYPFARHQSAEFTISYDNEKEVTQKLDLITSDMADYQPPLMIGTGTVARKGSTFRPMDTEEETPPSAEACGHYDRPLLAGRHEYALPLTNPEPEYATPIVERHAARAHTFSGYRVPGPRPAHTHSLSSGGAPYQRPPHPAPAAARPGYDRPMAGGQAADRAHPDYQEPRAKPAASAAYAAPRDCLRPLSPTAMTALL, from the exons GACCATATTGTGGAAGTATGTCTGTTCCCAAAGAACTCCTACTGAACACAAACGAAGTCACTATTCGCTTTGAGAGTGGATCCCACATTTCCGGGCGGGGATTTTTGCTGACCTATGCCAGCAGCGACCATCCAG ATTTAATAACGTGTTTGGAACGAGCTAACCATTATTTGAAGCCAGAATACAG taaaTTCTGCCCGGCTGGTTGTAGAGACATAGCAGGAGACATTTCTGGGAATCTGGTGGATGGATACAGAGAT ACCTCTGTATTGTGCAAAGCCGCCATCCATGCTGGAATAATTGCAGATGAGTTGGGAGGTCAGATCAGCGTGCTTCAGCTCAAAGGGATAAGTCGATATGAAGGAATCCTTGCCAATGGTGTCCTTTCAAAAGA TGGTTCCCTGTCAGACAAGCGATTTCTCTTTACCTCCGATG gttgcAGCAGATCATTGAGTTTGGAGCCTGATACGCAAATCAGAACTACTTGGCAGTGGGTCAGTGAGATGGGAGAACAGCTCCATTGGTCCCCTGGCCAAGCCCAGCTTCAGGACCAAGACCTATCATGGGCTTCGGGGGACAGCAGCAAGAACCGCAAACAGCGAGAATGGCTGGAGACCgatttgggagagaaaaagaaaataacag GAATTATGACCACAGGATCCACACAGTCGAATTTCAACTTTTATGTTAAGAGTTTTGtgatgaagttcaaaaacagcaACTCCAAGTGGAGGACCTATAAAGGAATtgcaaataataaagagaag GTGTTTCAGGGCAACTCTAATTTTCGGGATCCAGTGAGGAATAATTTTATCCCTCCCATCGTGGCCAGATACGTGCGGGTTGTCCCCCAGACATGGCACCAGAGGATCGCCTTGAACGTGGAGCTCTTTGGTTGCCCGATTACACAAG ACAATGATTCATTGGTGTGGCGCAAAACAAGTCCAAATACTGTTAGTTCAACTAAAAGAGAAGATGAGATCATCACAAGCTCCATCCCCTCAGAAGAAATCCCCACAG GAATAAATGTCACAACTGTTGTTATTCCACTGGTGCTCCTGGCTCTGCTGGTTGCTGGAATGGGAATCTTTGCCGCCCTTAGAAA gaggaagaagaaaggaaatccaTATGGATCAGCTCAGGCCCAGAAAACAG ACTGTTGGAAGCAGATCAAGTATCCCTTTGCCAGACACCAGTCGGCTGAGTTTACCATCAGCTATGATAATGAAAAGGAGGTGACACAAAAGTTAGATCTCATCACAAGTGATATGGCAG ATTACCAGCCTCCGCTCATGATTGGCACCGGGACGGTGGCGAGGAAGGGCTCCACCTTCCGTCCGATGGACACCGAGGAGGAGACCCCACCTAGCGCCGAAGCCTGCGGCCACTACGACCGCCCCCTGCTGGCCGGCCGCCACGAGTACGCCCTGCCCTTGACCAACCCCGAGCCCGAGTACGCCACGCCCATCGTAGAGCGGCACGCGGCGCGCGCGCACACCTTCTCCGGCTACAGGGTGCCCGGGCCCCGTCCGGCGCACACGCACTCGCTGTCTTCCGGCGGCGCGCCCTACCAGAGGCCGCCTCACCCCGCGCCCGCAGCCGCACGCCCGGGCTACGATCGGCCCATGGCCGGCGGCCAGGCCGCGGACCGCGCCCATCCCGACTACCAGGAGCCGCGGGCAAAGCCAGCCGCCAGCGCCGCCTACGCGGCCCCCAGAGACTGCCTCCGACCCCTCAGCCCCACGGCCATGACCGCTCTTTTGTGA